One window from the genome of Salmo salar chromosome ssa25, Ssal_v3.1, whole genome shotgun sequence encodes:
- the LOC106586791 gene encoding FUN14 domain-containing protein 1 — translation MADREEDPENEDTYEVVDLTQYARRQQWWGCLFGGNNSGPMAEKYSVATQIALGGVSGWCAGYLFQKVGKIAATAVGGGFLLLQIANHSGYVQVDWKRVEKDVNKAKRHLKRKADRAVPELNSFIDQSTEFVKTNIIVTSGFFGGFLLGLAS, via the exons ATGGCGGATCGTGAAGAGG ACCCAGAGAATGAGGACACATATGAGGTGGTCGACCTGACACAATATGCCAGGCGTCAACAATGGTGGGGCTGCCTATTTGGTGGGAACAATTCGGGTCCTATGGCTGAGAAGTATTCGGTGGCCACACAAATAGCACTGGGTGGTGTGAGTGGCTG GTGTGCAGGATATCTTTTCCAGAAGGTGGGGAAGATCGCAGCCACCGCTGTGGGTGGAGGATTCCTGTTATTACAG ATAGCCAACCACAGTGGCTATGTGCAGGTGGACTGGAAGAGAGTGGAGAAGGATGTCAACAAAGCCAAGAGGCACCTGAAGAGGAAAGccgacagggctgtaccagagcTCAACTCTTTTATCGACCAG tCCACAGAGTTTGTGAAGACAAACATTATCGTCACCAGTGGATTCTTCGGAGGCTTCTTGCTTGGGCTGGCATCCTAA